A region of the Nitrospirota bacterium genome:
ACGTATCGGAACGAGTTGATGTTCTTCAACTCCACCCGCGTGCCGTAGGTCTCGCTGCCCAGGGGCCGGATCGACACGTTGGCGTCGCAACGAAAGCTGCCTTCTTCCATGTTGCCGTCGCAGATGCCGAGATACACGACCAATTCGCGCAGCGTTTTCAGATAGGCCACGGCTTCGTCGGAGGAGCGCAGGTCGGGTGCGCTCACGATCTCCAGCAACGGCGTGCCCGCGCGGTTCAAGTCCACGTGGCTCTCGCCGTCGCCGATATCGTGGAGATTCTTGCCCGCGTCCTCTTCCAGGTGCGCGCGGATCAAACTGACGCGCTTGGTCCCGCCGTCCAGCGCCACCTCCAGCCAACCCCCTTCGCAGATCGGCAACTCGTATTGGGAGATCTGGTACCCCTTGGGCAAGTCCGGGTAAAAGTAATTTTTGCGGGCGAAACGGCTGGTGTCCGCGATGTGCGCGTTCACGGCGAGGCCGAGACGGATCGCGAACTCGACCGCACGGCGGTTCACCACCGGCAACACCCCAGGCATCCCCAAGCACACCGGGCACACTTGGGTGTTCGCGGCGGACCCGAAGGTGGTCGAACATCCGCAAAACATCTTTGATCGCGTGAGGAGCTGGGCGTGGACTTCCAACCCGATCACGGTTTCGTACGCGGTCTTGGTCGCGGTAGCGCTCGTGGTCATCGATGTTCCTCCTTCCCCCCTTGCGGGGGAAGGTCGGGATGGGGGGAGGTCTCGATCTGGATCACGATAGCTCCACCGTCCCCCCACCTCAGTCCTCCCCCGCCAGGGGGGAGGAAGCAACCTGATAGTATCCTCATGCCAATTCTCTCGCTTCGCTTACAGCGTCGGCTTTCGGTCTCTCCACTCCGTCGCGCCCTCGTAGGCAGCGGCCGCACGCAGGATCGTGGCCTCCGCGAACGGTTTGCCGATCAGTTGAAGCCCGATCGGCAAACCCTCAGTCGAGAACCCGCACGGCAGCGACAGCGCGGGCACGCCGGCGAGATTCACGGAGATGGTGAAGATATCCGACAGGTACATCTGCAACGGGTCCTGCGTCTTCTCGCCGATTCGGAACGCGGGCGTAGGCGCGGTGGGTGTGGCGATCACGTCCACTCGCTCGAAGACCCGGTCGAAATCGCGCTTGATCAACGTGCGCACGCGCTGAGCCTTGGCGTAATAGGCGTCGTAGTAGCCGGAGGACAATGCGTATGTGCCGAGCATGATCCGGCGCTTGACCTCCGGACCGAACCCTTCGGCGCGGGTCCGGAAGTACAGGTCCATCAGGTTCGCCGGGGACTTGGCTCGAAAGCCGTATTTGACCCCGTCGTAGCGCGCGAGGTTGGAGCTGGCTTCGGCCGTGGCGAGCAGGTAGTACACCGCCACCGCGTACTCGGTGTGGGGCAGCGAGACTTCTTCGATCGTCGCGCCCTCGCGCTCCAGCACGCGAACCGCGGCCTTCACCGATTCCTCGACCGCGCGATCCATCCCGGGGACGAAGTACTCCTTGGGCACGCCGACGCGCAGGCCCCGCACGCCGGTCCTCAGGTCCGTGGTGTAATCGGGACGCGGGACATCGGCCGACGTGGAGTCGTTCGGGTCGTGGCCCGCGACCGCGTTCAGCAACAACGCGCAGTCCTCCACGTCTTTGGCGAACGGACCGATCTGATCGAGCGAGGATGCGAACGCCACCAGGCCGTAGCGGGACACCCGACCGTACGTGGGCTTGAGCCCGACCACGCCGCAGCATGCGGCGGGCTGGCGGATCGAGCCCCCGGTGTCGGACCCGAACGCACCCAGGCACGCGTCCGCGGCCACGGCCGCCGCGGATCCGCCACTCGACCCGCCGGGAATGCGGTCTCGGCTCCACGGGTTTTTGGTGACGCCGAACGCCGAGTTCTCGGTGGACGAGCCCATGGCGAACTCGTCCATGTTGGTCTTGCCCGCGAACACGGCGCCCGCGGACCGTAGGCGGTCCACCACCGTGGCGTCATAAGGCGGGACAAACCCCTCCAGGATCTTCGACGCGCACGTGGTCTTGATCCCGGTCGTGCACAGGTTGTCCTTCAGCGCGATCGGAATGCCGGTCAGGGCGGTCACGCCTTCGCCCGAAGCCAACCGTCGATCCGCTTCATCCGCCTGCTGGCGCGCCAAGTCGCGCGTGAGCAGCAGGTATGCGTGCAGGTCGGGCTCGACCGCCGCGATCCGGGATTCGATGCTCTGATACAGATCCCGCGCGCTGACTTGTCGCGCCTTCAACAGCTCGTGCGCCCGGTGGATCGTCAATTCGTAGAGCGCCTGCTCAGCCATCGGAGACCATTGCTCCCGTCTGCCGTTTGAGCCACGCCATGGCCTCGTCCGCGGTCGTGACCTCGCCCGCCAACTGCGCCTCGCGTACCAAGGCCAGGTACTTGCCCACGGTCGGTCCGGGCCTGATGCCGAACTCCGTCATGATCCGCCGGCCGTCGACCAACGGAGGCGGCAATCCCGTTCGCGCACGGTCGAGTTCCGCCAGCTTGGCGATCCGCCCGCGCATGGCGCGGTAGTTGGTCAGGTCCGGAGTTCCGGACGGCGGAACCGTGGCGGACCCGTCCGCCCACATCACCATCAAGAGCTGCTCCCCCGCCCGCCGGTCGGCGAAGAAGTAGCGTTCGATCGTGGAGTTCTTCATATCCTCGATGGCGCCGTGCACCAGCAACAGATGATGCGCCACCAGCCACGCGAGCCGTTCCGGATCGATATGCCACCCGGAGTCCCGCGGAAACTGCGACAATTTGACCCGCTCGCAGATCGCCCTCGCCATCCGCGCACCCACGTTGTCGTGGTTGTTGAAGCGAATGCGGTCGGTTCCGTCCTTCTCTGGGGTGGTAATGGTCACCGGCTTGGCCACGTCGTGCAGCAACACCGCGAAGATCACCTCGGCATCCGGACGCTTTTCCGGCCACTCCGACGCGAACTCCGGCGACCGCAACCGTTCGAGCGCCAACCGCGTGTGCGTCCACACGTCGCCCTCGGCGTGATAGTTGGTGGGCTGCGGGCAGCCCTTCATCGACAACAGTTCCGGCAACACCGCGGCGATCGCCCCGCTCGCGTCCCACAGATCCAACGCCTTCACCGGATCGCTCGCGAACGCGCGGACCAACTCCCGCCCCACGGTTTCCCTGGGCACCACGAACTCGCTGTTCCGCGTCGCGTTGATCTGAGGCATCAACCGCAAAAGCGAGTTCCACGTGTCCGCATCCCACTCGAACCCAAGCTGGCACGCGAGCCGCAGGCCGCGCAACATGCGCGAATAATCTTCGGCAAACCGCAGATCGGGGTTGCCGACCGCGCGCAACCGCCGGGCGCACAGGTCGCCCTTGCCTCCGTGGGGATCGACGAGCTCCCCGCTCACCACGTCCAGCGCCATCGCGTTGACGGTGTAGTCGCGCCGGCTCAAATCGTCCTCGACGCGCAGCAGGGGATCGGACTGGACCGTGAACTCGCGGTACGCCCCCGACAGACTCTCCGAGTGCTCCGTGCGCGGCAACGCGATATCGAAGGGCTCCTGGGGGTCGCCTCCCTCCGGGACGAACTTATAGACGCCGAACGTCTTGCCCACGAAGTTGACCCGTCCCAGGCCCCGGAGAAACCGCTCCAACGCGTCGCCCGGCACGCCCCGCACCACGAAGTCCAGGTCCTTGGTGTCGCGTCCCAACATCGCGTCCCGCACGGCGCCACCCACAAGGTAGACCTGGGCCTGCGGGAACCGCCGGGTGAGGGCGCCCAGGAACGCCAGTTGAGGTTGTTTGAGCGCTTCGATTTCCATTGTCTCCGAGCAGGCGGACGTCATCGAACCGGAAAGCCGGGGAACTTAGCCCTTGATCCGGTTCTTCTCATCGACCCTGATGATCGTCGGTTTGTAATTGGCCAACTCCTCCTGCGAGTAGTACTCGTAGCAGAAGATGATGATCTGGTCGCCGATCATGGCTTTGCGCGCCGTGGGCCCGTTCAGGCAGACGATGCCCGACCCGCGCGGCCCCGGGATCACGTAGGTCTCGAACCGTTCGCCGTTCTGCACGTTGGACACCATGATCTGCTCGTACGGGAGCATCCCCGACGCGTCGATCAGATTCTGATCCAGCGTCAGACTGCCTTCATAATCAATGTCCGCGCCGGTCACCGTGGCGCGATGAATCTTGGACCGCAGCATCAACCGCAGCATACGTTCGCTTCTCCAGGCCTCGGCAATACTCCTCTTTCAGGGCACTGATCCCCCGTTCGTGGTGAGCTTGTCGAACCACGTTCCACCCCGTTCACCACTGGGTCACTCGATGATCTTCGGCACACGGAAGCACCCTGAATCCGCGTCTGGTGCATTGACCAGCGCCTCGTCGCGCGCCAGCGACGGTTTCACCTCGTCCTCCCGCAAGACGTTCTGCATCGGGATCACGTGCGACGTCGGCTCCACATCCGACGTATCCACCCGATTGAGCGTTTCGACGTAGGTCAAGATCGACGAGAGCTGTCGGCCGAACAGGACCTTCTCCTCTTCGGAAACAGCCAGTCGCGCCAGCTTGGCGACGTGTTCCACTTGTTCGCGCGTGATCTCCACTACGCCAACTCCAGTCTCGCGAATTTGACCGCCAACTTCTTGGTCCCGGCCGAGCGAAACGCCACCACCACGCGGGCCTCGTCGCCTTCCCCTTCCGCGGTCTGGATCGTGCCCACGCCCCAAACCGGATGCCGGACGCGCGTGCCGATCGCAAACCCCGAGCGGTCCGGCTGGTCGCCGGGATCTTGATTATACGGGTTGAAGGGAACCGTTCGCCGCGAAAACGGGCGGTCGCCCAACGAGCGTCGCCATCCGCCGGTCTGCGAGTCCCGCGGCCTCCCCGCTTCCGCCTCCGAACGATCGTCCAGACCCACGGGGCATTTCAACTCGTCCGGAATCTCGTCGAGGAACCGCGACGGCGCGTTGAACTGCACCGAACCATACAGCCGCCGCAACCCCGTGTAGGTCAGATACAGTCGTTCCTTCGCGCGCGTCATGCCCACGTAACACAAACGCCGCTCTTCTTCCATCGCGTCCGGGTCCTGCAGCGAGCGCGAGTGGGGGAACAATCCCTCCTCCGCCCCCACGATGAACACCACCGGGAACTCCAATCCCTTGGCGGAGTGGAGCGTCATCAGCGGCACCGCGCCGTCCGCCGAGGTCAACGCATCCGTGTCGGACACCAACGCGACGCGGTCGAGAAAGGCGGTCAGGGGCGAGGAGCGTTGTTCGTCGCTGGTTGTTGGTTGTCCGGTCAACGGAGAGCGATCAACCGACAACGTCTCTTTACCATATTCCTCTTCGAATTCCTCGACCGCCGAGAAGAGTTCCTGGATGTTCTCGATCCGGGACTCCGCCTCGGCTCCGAACTCTGCGCGCAACGTTTCGATGTAGCGGGTCCGCTCCAACACCGCGGTCAGCAACGCGGCCAGCGACGTCCGGCCCGCCAGTTCCCGCAAGCCGTCACACAACGTCAGAAACCGCTCGATCGCCCGCCGCGAGCTCGCGACCAGGCGGTCGGGATCGCCGGCGACCTTGCCCAGCGCGTCCGACCACGACACGCCGTTCTCCGCGGCGTACTCGTCGATGCGCTCCACGGCGGTGGCTCCGATCCCGCGGGCCGGCACGTTGATGATGCGCTTGAGGCTCACCCCGTCCGCGGGATTCGCGATCACCCGCAGGTACGCTACCACGTCCTTGATCTCCTTGCGCTCGTAGAACCGCAGCCCGCCCACGATCACGTAGGGAATGCCGTCGTTGCGCAGCCGCTCTTCCAATGCGCGCGACTGGGCGTTGGTGCGATAGAGCACGGCGAAATCGCGGTAGACCTTGCCCGCCCGCAGATGTTCGCGCAGCGCGCGGCACAGATATCCGGCTTCGGCCTCGTCGTCGGACAGACGCGCAACCGTGATCTTCTCCCCACCCAGACGATCGGTCCACAAGCGCTTGGGCTTGCGCGACGGGTTGCGCTCGACCACTGCGGAGGCGGCGTCCAGGATCGCCTGGGTGGAACGGTAGTTCTGCTCCAGGGTGACGACCGCCGCGTTGGGGAAGTCCTTTTCGAACTCCAGGATGTTGCGCACGTCGGCGCCGCGAAACGCGTAGATGCTCTGATCGTCGTCGCCCACCACGCACAGATTGGCCCGCTCGCCGGCCAGCAGGCGAATCAACCGATACTGCGCGAAATTGGTGTCCTGATACTCGTCCACCAGCAGGTAGCGAAATTGCCGCTGGTACCCGGCGAGCACGTCCGGAACCCGTTCGAACAGCGCCACGGTCTGCATGAGCAAATCGTCAAAGTCCCAGGCCCCCGCGTCCCGCAGCCGATCCTGGTAGAGCCGGTAGGTGCGGGCCGCCGCGTCGTCCATGCCGAAGGGCTGGGCGTCGGCCCGAAAGGACTCCGGCGTCGCGAGCGCATTCTTGAGGTCGGAGATTCGCCGCGCGATCGCCTGCGGTTTGTACACGTCTTCGTTGATGCCGAGCGCCCGCACGCACTCGCGGATCAAGGTCGTCTGATCGCCCGCGTCGTAGATGACGAATTCCCGCGGGTAACCGAGGCGCTCCGCGTGCGTTCGAAGGATTCTGACGCAGGCCGAGTGAAACGTGCTCACCCACACCCCGCGGCCCGCAGGGCCGAGGAGACGCTCCACCCGGTCCTTCATCTCCCCCGCGGCTTTGTTCGTGAACGTGACGGCCAGAATCTGGGCCGGATGCGCCCGTTGCGAGGCGATCAGGTGCGCGATCCGATACGTAATCACGCGCGTCTTGCCGCTGCCCGCGCCGGCAAGGATCAGCAGCGGTCCGTCGGTATGCTGCACGGCTTTGCGCTGCGGCGGGTTGAGGTCGTCGAGCAAATCGTTCATGGGCAACCGTTGTTCGTTCAATAACGAATAACGCTCTTCGCTTCTCATTCGACCGTGACGCTCTTGGCCAAGTTCCGAGGTTGATCCACGTCGCTGCCGCGCAGGACCGCGATGTGGTAAGCCAGCAACTGCAAGGGCACCACCGCCATTATCGGCATCACCAACGCGTCCAGTTCCGGAATGCCGATCACCGCGTCGGCCTTGGCCGAAGCGTCTTCGTCGCCTTCGGTCACCACCGCGATCACGGCCCCCCCGCGGGCTTTGACCTCCATGACGGCGTTGAGGATCTTGTCGTACGAGGCGTCGCGCATCGCCAACATCACCACGGGCAGGCCCTCGTCGATCAGCGCGATCGGACCGTGTTTCATTTCGCCGGCCGGGTACCCCTCGGCGTGGATGTACGAAATCTCCTTCAGCTTCAGCGCGCCTTCCAGCGCGATGGGGTAGTGCGGCCCACGGCCCAGGTACAGGAAATCATCGCGAGCGGCGAAGCCCCTCGCGATCTCGCCCACGCTCTTAGCTGCTCGCCGCAACCAGTCTTCGAACTGGGCCGGGAGCTGAAACAGGGCGTCCGCGTAGCGTTTTTGCGTCGCGGCGTCGAGCCGTCCTCTCGCCTGTCCCAGCGCAAGCGCGAGCAACACCATCGCGGCCAGCTGGCACACGAACGCCTTGGTGGACGCCACACCGATTTCCGGGCCGGCGTGAGTGTATAACACGCCGTCGGCCTCGCGCGCGATCGTGCTGCCCACGACGTTGCACACGGCCAGGGTGCGGCCGCCCCGGGCTTTGGCCTCGCGCAGGGCGCCCAAGGTGTCCGCGGTTTCGCCCGATTGGGAGATCGCCACCACCAGATCGGTCGGCGACACGATCGGATCCCGGTACCGGTACTCCGACGCGATATCCACTTCCACCGGAACGCGGGCCAGTCGCTCGATCAAGAATTTGCCGACCAGGCCTGCGTGCCACGACGTGCCGCACGCGGTGATCGTCACCTTCGCGGTCTGACGAAGCGCCTCGGCCGGAACCCCCAACTCCTCGAGGTACACCGCCCCGGTCTCGTGCGACAGGCGGCCCTGGATGGTGTTGATGAGGGCCTGCGGCTGTTCGAAAATCTCCTTCAACATGAAATGCTTGAATCCGCCCTTTTCAGCCATCGCGGGGCTCCAGGAAATCGCCACCGGCCGGCGCTCGCGCGGCCGGCCCTCCAGATCGCTGATCTCGACGCGGCCGGCCGACGCGACAATCACGTCGCCGTCCTCCAGGAACATCACCGAGCGCGTGTGGGCGAGGATCGCGGGCACGTCCGACGCGATGAACTGCTCGCCTTCGCCTACGCCCACGATCAGCGGGCACCCGTACCGAGCCGCCATCAGGACACCGGGTTCGCTCTCCGCCATCGCGACGACGGCGTATGCCCCTTTCAGCCGGGACAACGCTCCCCTGAACGCCGCCTCGAACGATTGGCCTTGTTCCAGGCCGCGATCGATCAGGTGCGCGATGATCTCGGTGTCGGTCTCGGAGCGAAATGTCCTCCCGGCGGCCGCGAGTTCGCGCCTCAGCGGCAGATAATTTTCGATGATCCCGTTGTGGATCAGCACGACGCGGCCGGCTCGATGCGGGTGGGCGTTTTCCTCCGACGGACGCCCGTGTGTGGCCCATCGCGTGTGGCCGAGGCCGATGGTCGCGGCGTACCGAGAGCTTCCGATGACGTGTTCCAGGTTGGCGAG
Encoded here:
- the gatA gene encoding Asp-tRNA(Asn)/Glu-tRNA(Gln) amidotransferase subunit GatA; the protein is MAEQALYELTIHRAHELLKARQVSARDLYQSIESRIAAVEPDLHAYLLLTRDLARQQADEADRRLASGEGVTALTGIPIALKDNLCTTGIKTTCASKILEGFVPPYDATVVDRLRSAGAVFAGKTNMDEFAMGSSTENSAFGVTKNPWSRDRIPGGSSGGSAAAVAADACLGAFGSDTGGSIRQPAACCGVVGLKPTYGRVSRYGLVAFASSLDQIGPFAKDVEDCALLLNAVAGHDPNDSTSADVPRPDYTTDLRTGVRGLRVGVPKEYFVPGMDRAVEESVKAAVRVLEREGATIEEVSLPHTEYAVAVYYLLATAEASSNLARYDGVKYGFRAKSPANLMDLYFRTRAEGFGPEVKRRIMLGTYALSSGYYDAYYAKAQRVRTLIKRDFDRVFERVDVIATPTAPTPAFRIGEKTQDPLQMYLSDIFTISVNLAGVPALSLPCGFSTEGLPIGLQLIGKPFAEATILRAAAAYEGATEWRDRKPTL
- a CDS encoding HD domain-containing protein yields the protein MEIEALKQPQLAFLGALTRRFPQAQVYLVGGAVRDAMLGRDTKDLDFVVRGVPGDALERFLRGLGRVNFVGKTFGVYKFVPEGGDPQEPFDIALPRTEHSESLSGAYREFTVQSDPLLRVEDDLSRRDYTVNAMALDVVSGELVDPHGGKGDLCARRLRAVGNPDLRFAEDYSRMLRGLRLACQLGFEWDADTWNSLLRLMPQINATRNSEFVVPRETVGRELVRAFASDPVKALDLWDASGAIAAVLPELLSMKGCPQPTNYHAEGDVWTHTRLALERLRSPEFASEWPEKRPDAEVIFAVLLHDVAKPVTITTPEKDGTDRIRFNNHDNVGARMARAICERVKLSQFPRDSGWHIDPERLAWLVAHHLLLVHGAIEDMKNSTIERYFFADRRAGEQLLMVMWADGSATVPPSGTPDLTNYRAMRGRIAKLAELDRARTGLPPPLVDGRRIMTEFGIRPGPTVGKYLALVREAQLAGEVTTADEAMAWLKRQTGAMVSDG
- the panD gene encoding aspartate 1-decarboxylase, translating into MLRLMLRSKIHRATVTGADIDYEGSLTLDQNLIDASGMLPYEQIMVSNVQNGERFETYVIPGPRGSGIVCLNGPTARKAMIGDQIIIFCYEYYSQEELANYKPTIIRVDEKNRIKG
- the gatC gene encoding Asp-tRNA(Asn)/Glu-tRNA(Gln) amidotransferase subunit GatC, which encodes MEITREQVEHVAKLARLAVSEEEKVLFGRQLSSILTYVETLNRVDTSDVEPTSHVIPMQNVLREDEVKPSLARDEALVNAPDADSGCFRVPKIIE
- a CDS encoding UvrD-helicase domain-containing protein — protein: MNDLLDDLNPPQRKAVQHTDGPLLILAGAGSGKTRVITYRIAHLIASQRAHPAQILAVTFTNKAAGEMKDRVERLLGPAGRGVWVSTFHSACVRILRTHAERLGYPREFVIYDAGDQTTLIRECVRALGINEDVYKPQAIARRISDLKNALATPESFRADAQPFGMDDAAARTYRLYQDRLRDAGAWDFDDLLMQTVALFERVPDVLAGYQRQFRYLLVDEYQDTNFAQYRLIRLLAGERANLCVVGDDDQSIYAFRGADVRNILEFEKDFPNAAVVTLEQNYRSTQAILDAASAVVERNPSRKPKRLWTDRLGGEKITVARLSDDEAEAGYLCRALREHLRAGKVYRDFAVLYRTNAQSRALEERLRNDGIPYVIVGGLRFYERKEIKDVVAYLRVIANPADGVSLKRIINVPARGIGATAVERIDEYAAENGVSWSDALGKVAGDPDRLVASSRRAIERFLTLCDGLRELAGRTSLAALLTAVLERTRYIETLRAEFGAEAESRIENIQELFSAVEEFEEEYGKETLSVDRSPLTGQPTTSDEQRSSPLTAFLDRVALVSDTDALTSADGAVPLMTLHSAKGLEFPVVFIVGAEEGLFPHSRSLQDPDAMEEERRLCYVGMTRAKERLYLTYTGLRRLYGSVQFNAPSRFLDEIPDELKCPVGLDDRSEAEAGRPRDSQTGGWRRSLGDRPFSRRTVPFNPYNQDPGDQPDRSGFAIGTRVRHPVWGVGTIQTAEGEGDEARVVVAFRSAGTKKLAVKFARLELA
- the glmS gene encoding glutamine--fructose-6-phosphate transaminase (isomerizing), translating into MCGVIGYVGKQPAVPILIDGLRRLEYRGYDSAGVAFLEHGVLEVRRAVGKLANLEHVIGSSRYAATIGLGHTRWATHGRPSEENAHPHRAGRVVLIHNGIIENYLPLRRELAAAGRTFRSETDTEIIAHLIDRGLEQGQSFEAAFRGALSRLKGAYAVVAMAESEPGVLMAARYGCPLIVGVGEGEQFIASDVPAILAHTRSVMFLEDGDVIVASAGRVEISDLEGRPRERRPVAISWSPAMAEKGGFKHFMLKEIFEQPQALINTIQGRLSHETGAVYLEELGVPAEALRQTAKVTITACGTSWHAGLVGKFLIERLARVPVEVDIASEYRYRDPIVSPTDLVVAISQSGETADTLGALREAKARGGRTLAVCNVVGSTIAREADGVLYTHAGPEIGVASTKAFVCQLAAMVLLALALGQARGRLDAATQKRYADALFQLPAQFEDWLRRAAKSVGEIARGFAARDDFLYLGRGPHYPIALEGALKLKEISYIHAEGYPAGEMKHGPIALIDEGLPVVMLAMRDASYDKILNAVMEVKARGGAVIAVVTEGDEDASAKADAVIGIPELDALVMPIMAVVPLQLLAYHIAVLRGSDVDQPRNLAKSVTVE